From the Labrus mixtus chromosome 10, fLabMix1.1, whole genome shotgun sequence genome, the window CCCGGTGACCGGCTGCTGTTCCTCCTGCTTCACCGCCATCTCCAGGAAGCTGGCGCCGCTGCTCATCTCCCTCTTCAGCAGACCCCACTCCATGTCGTTCTTTATGGACTTGAGGAGCAGGTAGTGCTCATACATGTCCCGCTGCTTGTTCGGACAGGACAGTTCGAGATTGTTGTTCGTCTCCACCTCTGCAGCGTTGGCCTGCTCCTCCAGAGGCACGTCTCGCAGCAGGTTGGGCACCATGATGGTCTCGTCCATGTTGTTGGCGGCTGCTATGAAGCGGTGCATGACGTTGATGAGAGAGTGCTTGTTGCTGGCCGAGTCGCTGCTGATCTGCATCATTTTAAGGCTTTAGGTTGGCTTGGTTAAAGAATAAAACTGACAGGTGGGGTGCTTGTTGGGAGTTTTTACGAGGTGGATGATCTGCAAGGAGGAAGAGAGCAGGAAAGATACATTAAAAATTTAAGAAAAATCCCATATTTAAGTAGCctactttaaacacattttcaaacgcAGCTTTGACACAAGAGCAATTCAATTATTTCCTTCCACGCGATTTACTCATGAGGGCATTATGCATTAAACCAAAGTTAACCTGAACTTTGCAAAAAAGGTCTACACTCAAAAAGTCATCGTTCCCCATAAAGATGGCTGCAAAAGTACACACCACACAGGAGTGCAGCTTGGTTACAGGAAATCTGATGTAACAGATGGCAGCTCGTACTTCACCCCATCCATTGAACATAACCGGActtcttgcacacacacacacacaaaaaaactcaaTACATCACGACTTCCGCATAAATAACAGTCATAGTAGGTGAACATTAATGCTAAAATAACATCAATATGACCTTGACTTCCTGGTTTAAAAACCCTGCTGAAGACTACATTTAGAGGCCTATtagataaagaaataaaaaataaaaacagaggatGCAGACTGACCTGAAGCACGATGTAACCTGAGGAAAAGCTTTGTTGGCGTGCGGTTTAGTTAACCAAAGTCTTCTCAGGCTCTTCGCACAACCTGCAGTGAAGGAAAGTGAAAATTTCCTTAAACGACTGGCAGCTGCACCCTTATTTTATAACCGATGAGCCGGGTTGGGCTGAAAAAGAGTAGAAAGCCCGCCCTCTTAGTGTATTTCAGGCGAGTCAATTGGACAGCCTTGGAAGATGAGGGCGGACTCTGAGAGCATCTGATCCGAAACGCACCAATGACAAACCCCAGTAAGGATGTCACTCTAACATATTTGCCTGTTATTGGCGGCGCCTTTG encodes:
- the mid1ip1l gene encoding mid1-interacting protein 1-like; amino-acid sequence: MMQISSDSASNKHSLINVMHRFIAAANNMDETIMVPNLLRDVPLEEQANAAEVETNNNLELSCPNKQRDMYEHYLLLKSIKNDMEWGLLKREMSSGASFLEMAVKQEEQQPVTGNLPLDNNSDLEHQFHYHLRGLFGVLSKLTLQADHLTNRYKREIGGGNFMR